TGGCGCTGAGTCTGCTCTCCCACCTGGGCTACGACGTGGTGGCCCTGAGCGGCAAGCCCAGTGAGGAGGCCTATCTGAAGGCCCTGGGGGCCCGGGAGGTCCTGCCCCGCGAGACCCTCTCCGCGCCGGGCAAGCCGCTGGCGAGGGAGCGCTGGGCCGGGGCGGTGGACGCGGTGGGGAGCCAGGTCCTGGCCAATGTCTGCGCCGCCATGAGGTACGGAGGCGCGGTGGCCGCCTGCGGTCTGGCCGGGGGCATGGACTTCCCCGCCACCGTGGCCCCCTTCATCCTGCGGGGGGTGACCCTGGCAGGCATCGACAGCGTGATGGCCCCCAAGGCCCTGCGCCTGGAGGCCTGGGGCCGCCTCGCCAGGGATCTTGACTCCACAAAGCTGGATGCCATCGCCAGGACCATCTCCCTGGCCGAAGCCATCCCGGCCGCCGCCGAGATGGTGGCGGGACGCCTGAGGGGGCGTCTGGTGGTGCGGGTCCAGGACTGAACCGGAAGACCTCGCCCAACCCTCGGGATGAGGACTGGACCCCGACC
The sequence above is drawn from the uncultured Holophaga sp. genome and encodes:
- a CDS encoding MDR family oxidoreductase, which translates into the protein MFKGILIEKDEAGYRSTLRELEEAALPEGDVTVQVVCSTLNYKDALAITGKSPVVRRFPMVPGIDLTGTVETSTHPDFKAGDAVLLNGWGVGEVHWGGLAQKARLKGDWLIPLPSAFSPEQAMAIGTAGYTAMLCILALERHGLTPEKGEVLVTGATGGVGSVALSLLSHLGYDVVALSGKPSEEAYLKALGAREVLPRETLSAPGKPLARERWAGAVDAVGSQVLANVCAAMRYGGAVAACGLAGGMDFPATVAPFILRGVTLAGIDSVMAPKALRLEAWGRLARDLDSTKLDAIARTISLAEAIPAAAEMVAGRLRGRLVVRVQD